The following are from one region of the Escherichia sp. E4742 genome:
- the sodB gene encoding superoxide dismutase [Fe] — MSFELPALPYAKDALVPHISAETIEYHYGKHHQTYVTNLNNLIKGTEFEGKSLEEIIRSSEGGVFNNAAQVWNHTFYWNCLAPNAGGEPTGEVAEAIAASFGSFADFKAQFTDAAIKNFGSGWTWLVKNSDGKLAIVSTSNAGTPLTTDATPLLTVDVWEHAYYIDYRNARPGYLEHFWALVNWEFVAKNLAA; from the coding sequence ATGTCATTCGAATTACCTGCACTACCATATGCTAAAGACGCTCTGGTTCCACACATTTCTGCGGAAACCATTGAGTATCACTACGGCAAACATCATCAGACTTACGTCACTAACCTGAACAACCTGATTAAAGGCACCGAGTTTGAAGGTAAATCACTGGAAGAGATTATTCGCAGCTCTGAAGGTGGCGTATTCAACAACGCAGCTCAGGTCTGGAACCACACTTTCTACTGGAACTGCCTGGCACCGAACGCCGGTGGCGAACCGACTGGCGAAGTCGCTGAAGCTATCGCCGCATCTTTCGGTAGCTTTGCCGATTTCAAAGCACAATTTACTGACGCTGCAATCAAAAACTTTGGTTCTGGCTGGACCTGGCTGGTGAAAAACAGCGATGGCAAACTGGCTATCGTTTCTACCTCTAATGCTGGTACTCCGCTGACCACCGATGCGACCCCGCTGCTGACCGTTGATGTCTGGGAACACGCTTATTACATCGACTATCGCAATGCGCGTCCTGGCTATCTGGAGCACTTCTGGGCGCTGGTGAACTGGGAATTCGTAGCGAAAAATCTCGCTGCATAA
- the grxD gene encoding monothiol glutaredoxin 4: protein MSTTIEKIQRQIAENPILLYMKGSPKLPSCGFSAQAVQALAACGERFAYVDILQNPDIRAELPKYANWPTFPQLWVDGELVGGCDIVIEMYQRGELQQLIKETAAKYKSEEPDAE, encoded by the coding sequence ATGAGCACCACTATCGAAAAAATCCAACGCCAGATTGCTGAAAACCCGATCCTGCTGTACATGAAAGGTTCACCGAAACTGCCGAGCTGCGGTTTCTCTGCCCAGGCAGTCCAGGCGCTTGCCGCATGTGGCGAACGTTTTGCCTATGTTGATATCCTGCAGAATCCGGACATTCGTGCGGAACTGCCGAAATACGCTAACTGGCCGACTTTCCCGCAACTGTGGGTTGACGGCGAACTGGTAGGCGGCTGTGATATCGTGATCGAAATGTATCAGCGTGGCGAACTGCAGCAGCTGATCAAAGAAACTGCTGCTAAATACAAGTCTGAAGAGCCGGATGCTGAATAA
- the punC gene encoding purine nucleoside transporter PunC: protein MQPGKRFLVWLAGLSVLGFLATDMYLPAFAAIQADLQTPASAVSASLSLFLAGFAAAQLLWGPLSDRYGRKPVLLIGLTIFALGSLGMLWVENAATLLVLRFVQAVGVCAAAVIWQALVTDYYPSQKVNRIFATIMPLVGLSPALAPLLGSWLLVHFSWQAIFATLFAIAVVLILPIFWLKPTTKARNNSQDGLTFTDLLRSKTYRGNVLIYAACSASFFAWLTGSPFILSEMGYSPAVIGLSYVPQTIAFLIGGYGCRAALQKWQGKQLLPWLLALFAVSVVATWAAGFISHVSLAEILIPFCVMAIANGAIYPIVVAQALRPFPHATGRAAALQNTLQLGLCFLASLGVSWLISVSTPLFTTTSVMLSTVVLVAIGYKMQHQTESHCQNHGETEVAHSESH, encoded by the coding sequence ATGCAACCTGGGAAAAGATTTTTAGTCTGGCTGGCGGGTTTGAGCGTACTCGGTTTTCTGGCAACCGATATGTATCTGCCTGCTTTCGCCGCCATTCAGGCCGACCTGCAAACGCCTGCGTCTGCTGTCAGTGCCAGCCTTAGTCTGTTCCTTGCCGGTTTTGCCGCTGCCCAGCTCCTGTGGGGGCCGCTCTCCGATCGTTATGGTCGTAAACCTGTGTTATTGATCGGCCTGACAATTTTTGCGCTGGGTAGTCTGGGGATGTTATGGGTGGAAAACGCTGCCACGCTGCTGGTATTGCGTTTTGTACAGGCAGTGGGTGTCTGTGCCGCGGCCGTTATCTGGCAGGCATTGGTGACGGATTACTATCCTTCACAAAAAGTTAACCGTATTTTCGCGACCATTATGCCTTTAGTGGGGCTTTCTCCGGCGCTTGCTCCGCTGTTAGGTAGCTGGCTGCTGGTCCATTTTTCCTGGCAGGCGATTTTCGCCACTCTGTTTGCCATTGCCGTAGTGCTGATTCTGCCCATTTTCTGGCTTAAACCCACCACGAAAGCACGCAATAATAGTCAGGATGGACTGACCTTTACCGATCTGCTGCGTTCAAAAACCTATCGCGGGAATGTGCTGATTTATGCGGCCTGTTCAGCCAGTTTCTTTGCCTGGCTAACCGGTTCACCGTTTATCCTCAGCGAAATGGGCTACAGTCCGGCAGTAATCGGATTAAGTTATGTTCCGCAAACCATCGCGTTTCTTATTGGTGGTTACGGCTGTCGCGCCGCATTGCAGAAATGGCAGGGTAAGCAGTTGTTACCGTGGCTGCTGGCGCTGTTTGCCGTCAGCGTGGTAGCAACCTGGGCTGCGGGCTTCATTAGCCATGTGTCGCTGGCCGAAATTCTGATCCCATTCTGTGTGATGGCCATTGCCAACGGGGCAATCTACCCGATTGTGGTCGCCCAGGCGCTACGCCCCTTCCCGCATGCGACTGGCCGCGCTGCTGCATTGCAGAATACCCTGCAATTGGGTCTGTGCTTCCTCGCAAGCCTGGGGGTTTCCTGGCTCATCAGCGTCAGCACGCCGCTGTTCACCACCACCAGCGTAATGTTATCGACTGTGGTGCTGGTTGCCATCGGCTATAAGATGCAACATCAAACTGAATCTCACTGCCAGAATCATGGCGAGACGGAAGTCGCACATAGTGAATCACATTGA
- the purR gene encoding HTH-type transcriptional repressor PurR has product MATIKDVAKRANVSTTTVSHVINKTRFVAEETRNAVWAAIKELHYSPSAVARSLKVNHTKSIGLLATSSEAAYFAEIIEAVEKNCFQKGYTLILGNAWNNLEKQRAYLSMMAQKRVDGLLVMCSEYPEPLLAMLEEYRHIPMVVMDWGEAKADFTDAVIDNAFEGGYMAGRYLIERGHREIGVIPGPLERNTGAGRLAGFMKAMEEAMIKVPENWIVQGDFEPESGYRAMQQILSQPHRPTAVFCGGDIMAMGALCAADEMGLRVPQDVSLIGYDNVRNARYFTPALTTIHQPKDSLGETAFNMLLDRIVNKREEPQSIEVHPRLIERRSVADGPFRDYRR; this is encoded by the coding sequence ATGGCAACAATAAAAGATGTAGCGAAGCGAGCAAACGTTTCCACTACAACTGTGTCACACGTTATAAACAAAACTCGTTTCGTCGCTGAAGAAACGCGCAACGCCGTGTGGGCAGCGATTAAAGAATTACACTACTCCCCTAGCGCGGTAGCGCGTAGCCTGAAGGTTAACCATACCAAGTCTATCGGCTTGCTGGCGACCAGCAGCGAAGCAGCCTATTTCGCGGAGATCATCGAAGCGGTTGAAAAAAATTGCTTCCAGAAAGGTTACACGCTGATCCTCGGCAACGCGTGGAACAATCTGGAGAAACAGAGAGCCTATCTGTCGATGATGGCGCAAAAACGCGTCGATGGCCTGCTGGTCATGTGTTCTGAGTATCCGGAACCGTTGCTGGCGATGCTGGAAGAGTATCGCCATATCCCGATGGTGGTAATGGACTGGGGCGAAGCAAAAGCCGACTTTACCGATGCGGTCATCGATAACGCGTTTGAAGGCGGCTACATGGCCGGACGCTATCTGATCGAACGCGGCCATCGCGAAATTGGTGTCATCCCTGGCCCTCTGGAACGTAATACCGGCGCGGGTCGTCTGGCAGGGTTTATGAAGGCGATGGAAGAAGCGATGATCAAGGTGCCAGAAAACTGGATTGTGCAGGGTGACTTTGAACCTGAATCGGGTTATCGCGCCATGCAACAAATCCTGTCGCAGCCACACCGCCCTACTGCGGTTTTCTGTGGTGGCGATATCATGGCAATGGGCGCACTTTGCGCTGCTGATGAAATGGGTCTGCGCGTACCACAGGATGTTTCGCTGATCGGTTATGATAACGTACGCAACGCCCGCTACTTTACCCCGGCGCTGACCACTATCCATCAGCCAAAAGATTCACTGGGCGAAACGGCGTTCAACATGCTGTTGGACCGTATCGTCAACAAACGCGAAGAACCGCAGTCTATCGAAGTTCATCCGCGGCTTATTGAACGCCGCTCCGTGGCTGACGGTCCGTTCCGCGACTATCGTCGTTAA
- a CDS encoding C40 family peptidase: protein MARINRISITLCALLFTTLPLMPMAYASKQARESSATTHITKKADKKKSTATTKKTNNKASLKTAKKVASKSTTKSKTASSVKKSSITASKNAKTRSKNVVTKTASASFTEKCTKRKGNKSHCVKVKNAAPGTIADAHKAKVQKATKVAMNKLMQQIGKPYRWGGSSPRTGFDCSGLVYYAYKDLVKIRIPRTANEMYHLRDAAPIDRSELKNGDLVFFRTQGRGTADHVGVYVGNGKFIQSPRSGQEIQITSLSEDYWQRHYVGARRVMTPKTLR from the coding sequence GTGGCGCGGATAAACCGTATTTCGATCACGCTCTGTGCTTTACTTTTTACCACCCTGCCTTTAATGCCTATGGCCTATGCTTCCAAGCAAGCCAGGGAGAGTTCTGCTACCACTCACATCACCAAAAAAGCAGATAAAAAGAAAAGCACGGCAACCACCAAAAAGACCAATAATAAAGCCAGTCTGAAAACCGCCAAAAAAGTCGCCAGTAAAAGTACGACCAAAAGTAAAACCGCTTCTTCCGTTAAAAAATCCTCCATTACCGCTTCTAAAAACGCTAAAACTCGCAGCAAAAATGTTGTCACTAAAACGGCGTCTGCCAGCTTTACGGAAAAGTGCACCAAACGAAAGGGCAATAAGTCGCATTGCGTGAAAGTCAAAAATGCCGCCCCTGGCACTATTGCCGACGCGCACAAAGCCAAAGTTCAGAAAGCCACTAAAGTGGCGATGAATAAACTGATGCAGCAAATTGGCAAGCCATATCGTTGGGGCGGCAGCTCACCGCGTACCGGTTTTGATTGCAGTGGGCTGGTTTATTACGCTTATAAAGACCTGGTTAAGATCCGTATTCCGCGCACGGCAAACGAAATGTATCACCTGCGCGATGCGGCACCCATCGATCGCAGTGAACTGAAAAACGGCGACCTGGTCTTTTTCCGCACGCAAGGACGTGGGACTGCCGATCACGTAGGCGTGTACGTTGGCAATGGTAAATTTATTCAGTCACCACGCAGTGGCCAGGAAATTCAAATCACGTCGTTAAGTGAAGATTACTGGCAACGTCACTATGTTGGCGCTCGTCGGGTAATGACCCCAAAAACACTTCGCTAA
- the punR gene encoding DNA-binding transcriptional activator PunR produces MWSEYSLEVVDAVARNGSFSAAAQELHRVPSAVSYTVRQLEEWLAVPLFERRHRDVELTAAGAWFLKEGRSVVKKMQITRQQCQQIANGWRGQLAIAVDNIVRPERTRQMIVDFYRHFDDVELLVFQEVFNGVWDALSDGRVELAIGATRAIPVGGRYAFRDMGMLSWSCVVASHHPLASMNGPLSDDTLRNWPSLVREDTSRTLPKRITWLLDNQKRLVVPDWESSATCISAGLCIGMVPTHFAKPWLNEGKWVALELENPFPDSACCLTWQQNDMSPALTWLLEYLGDSETLNKEWLREPEETPATDD; encoded by the coding sequence ATGTGGTCTGAATATTCTCTCGAAGTGGTTGATGCAGTGGCGCGAAATGGCAGCTTTAGCGCTGCAGCCCAGGAGTTGCATCGCGTTCCTTCTGCGGTCAGCTATACCGTGCGTCAGCTGGAAGAGTGGCTGGCGGTGCCGCTGTTTGAACGGCGTCATCGTGACGTGGAACTGACCGCTGCCGGGGCGTGGTTTCTCAAAGAAGGGCGCTCTGTTGTCAAAAAAATGCAGATCACCCGCCAACAATGTCAGCAGATAGCGAACGGCTGGCGCGGTCAATTAGCTATCGCGGTAGATAATATTGTCAGGCCAGAACGCACGCGGCAGATGATTGTTGATTTCTATCGCCATTTTGATGACGTCGAACTTCTGGTTTTTCAGGAAGTGTTCAACGGCGTCTGGGATGCGCTTTCCGACGGGCGCGTGGAACTGGCGATTGGCGCGACACGAGCGATTCCGGTCGGTGGCCGTTACGCCTTCCGGGATATGGGAATGTTGAGCTGGAGTTGCGTTGTTGCCAGTCATCATCCGCTTGCGTCGATGAATGGGCCGCTCAGCGATGACACGTTGCGCAACTGGCCGTCGCTTGTGCGCGAAGACACGTCGCGGACGTTGCCCAAACGAATTACCTGGCTGCTGGATAACCAAAAAAGGCTTGTCGTACCTGACTGGGAATCATCGGCAACCTGTATCTCGGCCGGTTTATGCATTGGCATGGTGCCTACGCATTTCGCCAAACCGTGGCTTAATGAGGGAAAATGGGTGGCGTTAGAACTGGAAAATCCATTCCCTGATTCGGCATGTTGCCTGACATGGCAGCAGAATGATATGTCGCCAGCGTTAACCTGGTTGCTGGAGTATCTCGGCGATAGTGAGACGCTGAATAAGGAGTGGCTGCGGGAGCCGGAAGAGACTCCCGCAACGGATGATTAA
- a CDS encoding MFS transporter: MKINYPLLALAVGAFGIGTTEFSPMGLLPVIARGVDVSIPAAGMLISAYAVGVMVGAPLMTLLLSHRARRSALIFLMAIFTLGNVLSAIAPDYMTLMLSRILTSLNHGAFFGLGSVVAASVVPKHKQASAVATMFMGLTLANIGGVPAATWLGETIGWRMSFLATAGLGVISMISLFFSLPKGGAGARPEVKKELAVLMRPQVLSALLTTVLGAGAMFTLYTYISPVLQSITHATPVFVTAMLVLIGVGFSIGNYLGGKLADRSVNGTLKGFLLLLMVIMLAIPFLARNEFGAAISMVVWGAATFAVVPPLQMRVMRVASEAPGLSSSVNIGAFNLGNALGAAAGGAVISGGLGYSFVPVMGAIVAGLALLLVFMSARKQPEAVCVANS, translated from the coding sequence ATGAAAATTAACTATCCGTTGTTGGCGCTGGCAGTTGGCGCGTTTGGTATCGGGACAACGGAGTTCTCGCCAATGGGCCTTTTACCCGTCATTGCGCGCGGTGTGGATGTCTCGATTCCTGCTGCGGGCATGTTAATCAGCGCCTATGCGGTTGGCGTGATGGTTGGCGCGCCGCTGATGACATTACTGCTGTCTCATCGCGCCAGGCGCAGTGCGCTTATTTTCCTGATGGCCATTTTCACTCTTGGCAACGTGCTTTCCGCCATCGCGCCGGATTATATGACGCTGATGCTTTCACGCATTCTGACCAGTCTGAATCACGGGGCATTCTTTGGTTTGGGTTCAGTCGTGGCCGCAAGCGTTGTGCCTAAACACAAACAGGCCAGCGCTGTCGCCACTATGTTTATGGGCTTAACTCTGGCAAATATTGGCGGTGTTCCTGCGGCGACCTGGCTTGGCGAAACTATTGGCTGGCGGATGTCGTTTCTGGCAACGGCGGGGCTGGGCGTAATTTCAATGATTAGCCTGTTCTTCTCGTTACCGAAAGGCGGCGCAGGAGCTCGACCGGAAGTGAAAAAAGAGCTGGCTGTATTGATGCGTCCGCAGGTGTTATCAGCCTTGCTGACGACGGTACTGGGGGCTGGCGCAATGTTTACCCTCTACACCTATATTTCACCAGTACTGCAAAGTATCACCCACGCAACGCCGGTGTTCGTAACAGCCATGCTGGTGCTGATTGGCGTCGGGTTTTCTATCGGTAACTATTTAGGCGGTAAACTGGCAGATCGTTCGGTCAACGGCACGCTGAAAGGCTTTTTGTTGCTGCTGATGGTGATTATGCTGGCGATTCCGTTCCTGGCGCGTAATGAGTTTGGTGCGGCTATCAGCATGGTGGTGTGGGGCGCAGCAACTTTTGCGGTTGTACCACCGTTACAGATGCGTGTGATGCGAGTTGCCAGCGAAGCGCCGGGGCTGTCTTCCTCAGTGAATATTGGTGCCTTTAACCTGGGCAATGCTCTGGGTGCCGCGGCAGGTGGCGCAGTGATTTCGGGTGGTCTGGGGTACAGTTTTGTGCCGGTGATGGGGGCGATTGTCGCAGGACTGGCATTGTTGCTGGTGTTTATGTCAGCCAGAAAACAACCTGAAGCAGTTTGCGTTGCCAACAGCTAA
- the cydH gene encoding cytochrome bd-I accessory subunit CydH, which produces MSTDLKFSLVTTIIVLGLIVAVGLTAALH; this is translated from the coding sequence ATGAGTACCGACCTTAAATTTTCACTGGTAACAACCATTATTGTCCTCGGTTTGATCGTGGCCGTAGGTTTGACTGCCGCGCTGCACTGA